The following are encoded together in the Citrus sinensis cultivar Valencia sweet orange chromosome 1, DVS_A1.0, whole genome shotgun sequence genome:
- the LOC102622617 gene encoding uncharacterized protein LOC102622617 isoform X1 produces the protein MEFVSSWFQQKCRRKFQMCWDCPSGTDMALRKYIPSADAPSGTMKPLSFSSKVHENAQLAGSDTSQPAELDVDVDLREVYFLIMHFLSTGPCHRTYGQFWNELLEHQLLPRRYHAWYSRSGLPSGDENDDGMSFPLSYNKLVERYPHIEKDHLVKLLKQLIINTSSPSRAMIGGDAPNAADVPTLLGRGSFSLLSYDRDKGQNEIDHPPAHMRWPHMYADQVRGLGLREIGGGFTRHHRAPSIRAACYAIAKPSTMVQKMQNIKRVRGHRNAVYCAIFDRSGRYVITGSDDRLVKIWSMETAYCLASCRGHEGDITDLAVSSNNALVASASNDCIIRVWRLPDGLPISVLRGHTAAVTAIAFSPRPGSVYQLLSSSDDGTCRIWDARYSQFSPRIYIPRPSDAVAGRNMAPSSSAGPQSHQIFCCAFNANGTVFVTGSSDTLARVWNACKPNTDDSDQPNHEIDVLSGHENDVNYVQFSGCAVASRFSLADSSKEDSTPKFKNSWFCHDNIVTCSRDGSAIIWIPRSRRSHPKAARWTQAYHLKVPPPPMPPQPPRGGPRQRILPTPRGVNMIVWSLDNRFVLAAIMDCRICVWNAADGSLVHSLTGHTESTYVLDVHPFNPRIAMSAGYDGKTIVWDIWEGIPIRIYEISRFRLVDGKFSPDGASIILSDDVGQLYILNTGQGESQKDAKYDQFFLGDYRPLVQDTYGNVLDQETQLAPHRRNLQDPLCDSAMIPYPEPYQTMYQQRRLGALGIEWRPSSLKLAVGPDFSLDQGYQLQPLADLDVMIDPLPEFIDVMDWEPENEVQSDDNDSEYNVAEEYSTEEKGSLSSTSSGDSECSAEDSEDGENPMDGLRRSKRKKQKAEVEIMTSSGRRVKRRILDESEGNAAFGNKRTRKSGNRQKSSRRKSSTSKSLRPQRAAARNARSFFSKITGASTDGEDVDGSEGELSESESDLQDSYIESEESGRSLLNEQRKHSKGKGISLDDSEDVTKLDTPESHVNAGIRRLVLKLPVRDSNKHELQERTSDKCNQLVSVIGTSSEAHQEATEGNGNRVSYVGNNCSSVDANCGLMERRGRGQFDKLEDYLNLSNGYKDGKIRWGGVRARSSKRLKIGEMMPLDANNGSGIHLDDDKEKESEVNGHVKPEKDGIDISCGEEITNCGDNTDEVPLKNVKNLSGENNDVYSGDASCKEQQSGFSELNYYDESKCVNTTDEDTTPYPNHLQNGTIQPSELKEILTPVSTKLRIRSKRILRDADVENQNNGCDALHGSSLDIKPNSLPEVLESDGTNRTSSDRGADGSQRLNAQIDSTSEHDPLGSHSHSHDPLGSHSHSHSRKMFNVVYRRSKTNRDRTNSEGDGGGVGESTLNANNNNFHESATDGSRRTRSMGLKTTTCDPDNVSSNLRLEQHNQPEDMYSGHNRSTSRCQLPHEEWGSSSKMTVGLRSTRNRRTSYLFCDSSPIDRRKTHQSLRKGSWLMLSTHEEGSRYIPQLGDEVVYLRQGHQEYINYSGSREVGPWITVKGNIRAVEFCKVESLEYATASGSGDSCCKMTLKFIDPTSSVSNMTFRLTLPEVTGFPDFLVERTRFDAAIQRNWTCRDKCKVWWKNESDEDGSWWDGRVLSVKPKSSEFPDSPWERYTVQYKTEPTETHLHSPWELFDSDTQWEQPRIDDDNRNKLLSAFAKLEQSANRVQDQYGVQKLKQVSQKTNFTNRFPVPLSLDVIQSRLENNYYRGLEAVKHDIAVMLSNAESYFGRNTDLSTKIKRLSDLVTRTLSSLKAPQFHDVGQ, from the exons ATGGAATTTGTCAGTTCATGGTTTCAACAAAAGTGTAGAAGAAAATTCCAAATGTGTTGGGACTGTCCATCTG GAACAGATATGGCTCTTCGCAAGTACATTCCTTCTGCTGATGCACCTTCTGGAACAATGAAACCTTTAAGTTTTTCTAGTAAGGTGCATGAGAATGCTCAGCTTGCAGGTTCTGACACAAGCCAACCTGCGGAACTTGACGTGGATGTCGACCTCAGagaagtttattttttgattatgCATTTCCTTTCGACTGGGCCATGTCATAGAACTTATGGACAGTTTTGGAACGAACTTCTTGAACATCAGCTTCTACCTCGAAGATATCATGCTTGGTATTCAAGGAGTGGGTTGCCTAGCGGGGATGAAAATGATGACGGCATGTCATTCCCATTAAGTTACAATAAGTTGGTGGAAAG GTATCCTCACATTGAAAAAGATCATTTGGTAAAGCTATTAAAGCAGTTGATAATAAATACGTCCTCTCCATCACGAGCCATGATTGGTGGAGATGCCCCTAATGCAGCTGATGTTCCTACGCTTCTGGGAAGGGGATCGTTTTCACTTCTGAGCT ATGATAGGGATAAAGGACAGAATGAAATTGATCACCCCCCTGCTCACATGCGTTGGCCCCATATGTACGCTGATCAGGTTCGTGGGCTTGGTTTGAGGGAAATTGGGGGTGGTTTCACAAGGCATCATCGTGCACCATCTATTCGTGCTGCTTGTTATGCCATTGCAAAACCATCAACCATGGTGCAGAAGatgcaaaatataaagagGGTACGGGGCCACCGGAATGCCGTCTATTGTG CAATTTTTGATCGCTCGGGCAGATATGTTATTACTGGTTCAGATGACCGCCTTGTAAAAATATGGTCTATGGAGACTGCATATTGCCTGGCCAGCTGTCGTGGACATGAA GGTGACATTACGGATTTGGCTGTGAGTTCCAACAATGCGTTGGTGGCATCCGCTTCAAATGACTGTATTATTCGTGTT TGGCGTTTGCCGGATGGGCTACCGATCTCAGTGCTGCGTGGTCATACTGCGGCTGTTACTGCCATTGCTTTTAGTCCCAGGCCAGGCTCCGTATACCAGCTTTTATC GTCATCTGATGATGGAACATGTAGGATATGGGATGCTAGATATTCCCAATTTAGTCCACGAATATACATACCAAGGCCATCAGATGCTGTGGCTG GGAGGAACATGGCTCCATCCTCAAGTGCTGGTCCACAAAGCCATCAAATTTTCTGTTGTGCATTTAATGCTAATGGGACTGTCTTTGTTACTGGTAGCTCGGACACTCTTGCTAGG GTCTGGAATGCTTGTAAACCAAATACGGATGATTCAGACCAACCAAATCATGAGATAGATGTGCTCTCTGGGCATGAGAATGACGTCAATTATGTCCAATTCag TGGTTGTGCTGTGGCATCAAGATTTTCTTTGGCTGACAGCTCAAAGGAAGACAGTACTCCCAAGTTCAAAAATTCCTG GTTTTGTCATGACAACATAGTTACCTGTTCTCGCGATGGCAGTGCAATTATTTGGATTCCGAGATCACGTAGATCACAT CCAAAAGCTGCCCGCTGGACACAAGCTTATCATCTCAAAGTTCCTCCTCCTCCTATGCCTCCTCAACCTCCACGAGGGGGGCCTCGTCAGAGAATTCTTCCAACTCCTCGTGGTGTAAATATGATTGTGTGGAGCCTAGACAACCGCTTTGTTCTTGCTGCTATCATGG ATTGCCGAATCTGTGTTTGGAATGCTGCAGATGGTAGCTTAGTACATTCTTTGACTGGTCATACTGAATCT ACGTATGTTTTGGATGTTCATCCTTTCAACCCCCGGATAGCTATGAGTGCTGGCTATGATGGAAAAACTATAGTGTGGGAT aTTTGGGAAGGCATCCCAATCAGGATATATGAAATTTCCCGTTTCAGGTTGGTCGACGGCAAGTTTTCACC GGATGGAGCTTCCATTATACTTTCAGACGATGTTggtcaattatatatattaaacacaGGCCAAGGGGAGTCTCAAAAGGATGCCAAATACGATCAG TTTTTCCTTGGTGATTATCGTCCCCTTGTTCAAGATACCTATGGAAATGTACTTGATCAG GAAACTCAACTTGCTCCTCACCGGCGGAATCTACAGGATCCTCTTTGCGATTCAG CCATGATTCCATACCCGGAACCCTATCAGACCATGTACCAGCAAAGACGGTTGGGAGCTCTGGGTATTGAGTGGCGTCCTTCTTCACTAAAACTTGCAGTGGGGCCAGACTTCAGTCTAGACCAGGGTTACCAATTGCAGCCGTTGGCTGACTTGGATGTAATGATTGATCCACTGCcggaatttattgatgtaatgGATTGGGAACCAGAGAATGAAGTGCAAAGTGATGATAATGATTCAGAGTATAATGTTGCTGAAGAGTATTCTACTGAGGAGAAAGGAAGTTTAAGTTCCACTTCTTCTGGTGATTCAGAATGTAGTGCTGAAGACAGTGAGGATGGGGAAAATCCTATGGATGGTCTTCGTAgatcaaaaaggaaaaaacaaaaggctGAA GTTGAGATCATGACTTCGTCTGGGAGGCGTGTTAAAAGGAGGATTTTGGATGAATCTGAGGGTAATGCTGCATTCGGAAATAAACGAACTAGGAAATCAGGAAATAGACAAAAATCTTCAAGGAGGAAGTCTTCCACATCCAAGTCATTGAGACCTCAAAGAGCTGCTGCACGCAATGCCCGCTCgttcttttctaaaattacagGAGCTTCTACAGATGGAGAAGATGTGGATGGTTCAGAAGGTGAATTATCAGAGAGTGAAAGTGATCTGCAAGACTCATATATTGAGAGTGAGGAATCTGGTAGATCTTTGTTAAATGAGCAAAGGAAGCATTCAAAGGGGAAAGGAATTTCTTTGGATGATTCAGAGGATGTGACTAAACTTGATACCCCTGAATCTCATGTGAATGCTGGAATCAGGAGATTGGTTCTAAAATTGCCGGTTCGTGATTCAAATAAGCATGAGCTGCAGGAGAGAACGTCAGATAAATGTAACCAGCTTGTCAGTGTAATAGGCACATCATCTGAGGCTCATCAGGAAGCAACTGAAGGCAATGGTAATCGCGTAAGCTATGTTGGCAACAACTGCAGTTCTGTTGATGCAAACTGCGGCCTGATGGAAAGAAGAGGGAGAGGGCAATTTGACAAGCTTGAAGATTATTTAAACCTGTCCAATGGATACAAAGATGGAAAAATTAGATGGGGAGGAGTCAGAGCTCGCTCTTCAAAACGTTTGAAAATAGGAGAAATGATGCCATTGGATGCAAATAATGGATCCGGCATACATCTTGATGATgataaagagaaagaaagtgaAGTTAACGGACATGTAAAACCTGAAAAAGATGGAATTGACATATCTTGTGGGGAAGAAATAACAAACTGTGGGGACAATACAGATGAAGTGCctttaaaaaatgtgaaaaatctTAGTGGTGAGAACAATGATGTATATAGCGGTGATGCTAGTTGCAAAGAGCAGCAATCAGGCTTCAGCGAGTTAAACTATTATGATGAATCAAAATGTGTGAACACAACTGATGAGGACACAACTCCTTATCCCAATCACCTTCAGAATGGGACTATCCAGCCTTCTGAACTGAAAGAGATCCTCACACCAGTCTCAACCAAACTGAGAATTAGATCGAAGAGGATTTTAAGGGATGCTGATgtagaaaatcaaaacaatgGATGCGATGCATTGCACGGCAGCTCTTTGGACATTAAACCCAATTCACTTCCAGAAGTGCTGGAGTCCGATGGAACAAATAGGACTAGTTCAGACCGTGGGGCTGATGGATCTCAGCGATTGAATGCTCAGATTGATTCCACTTCTGAGCATGACCCTTTGGGGTCACATTCACATTCGCATGACCCTTTGGGGTCACATTCGCATTCGCATTCAAGAAAGATGTTTAATGTTGTCTATAGAAGGTCAAAGACAAATAGGGATAGGACTAATTCAGAAGGTGATGGTGGTGGTGTAGGCGAAAGCACTTTAAATgctaacaacaataatttccATGAAAGTGCAACTGATGGTTCTCGTAGGACACGGTCCATGGGTCTGAAGACAACTACATGTGACCCAGATAACGTCAGCTCTAATCTGAGGTTGGAACAACATAATCAACCAGAAGATATGTATAGTGGCCATAATAGATCTACAAGCAGATGTCAACTTCCACATGAAGAATGGGGATCAAGTTCAAAGATGACAGTTGGATTGAGGTCCACAAGAAACCGAAGAACCAGTTATTTATTCTGTGACTCAAGTCCTATAGATAGGCGGAAGACACATCAATCATTGAGAAAAGGATCATGGTTAATGTTGTCAACACATGAGGAAGGTTCCCGTTATATTCCCCAGTTAGGGGATGAAGTTGTATATTTAAGACAG GGGCATCAAGAGTATATAAATTATAGCGGCTCAAGAGAAGTGGGCCCTTGGATAACAGTAAAGGGAAACATAAGAGCAGTTGAATTTTGTAAAGTCGAAAGCCTTGAATATGCCACTGCTTCAGGATCTGGAGATAGCTGTTGCAAAATGACACTCAAATTTATAGACCCTACTTCCAGTGTGTCCAATATGACATTCAGACTTACTTTGCCTGAAGTGACTGGTTTCCCAGACTTCCTTGTTGAAAGAACTCGGTTTGATGCTGCTATTCAGAGAAATTGGACATGCAGGGATAAGTGCAAAGTCTGGTGGAAAAATGAGAGTGATGAAGATGGTAGTTGGTGGGACGGCCGAGTTCTGTCTGTCAAGCCCAAATCTTCTGAATTTCCAGACAGTCCTTGGGAAAGGTATACTGTCCAGTACAAGACTGAGCCCACAGAAACACATCTACACAGTCCTTGGGAGCTTTTTGATTCTGATACTCAGTGGGAGCAACCTCGTATAGACGATGATAACAGAAATAAGCTGTTGTCTGCCTTTGCCAAATTAGAGCAGTCTGCCAATAGAGTCCAG
- the LOC102622617 gene encoding uncharacterized protein LOC102622617 isoform X3: MRWWHPLQMTVLFVFGVCRMGYRSQCCVVILRLLLPLLLVPGQAPYTSFYRHLMMEHVGYGMLDIPNLVHEYTYQGHQMLWLGGTWLHPQVLVHKAIKFSVVHLMLMGLSLLLVWNACKPNTDDSDQPNHEIDVLSGHENDVNYVQFSGCAVASRFSLADSSKEDSTPKFKNSWFCHDNIVTCSRDGSAIIWIPRSRRSHPKAARWTQAYHLKVPPPPMPPQPPRGGPRQRILPTPRGVNMIVWSLDNRFVLAAIMDCRICVWNAADGSLVHSLTGHTESTYVLDVHPFNPRIAMSAGYDGKTIVWDIWEGIPIRIYEISRFRLVDGKFSPDGASIILSDDVGQLYILNTGQGESQKDAKYDQFFLGDYRPLVQDTYGNVLDQETQLAPHRRNLQDPLCDSAMIPYPEPYQTMYQQRRLGALGIEWRPSSLKLAVGPDFSLDQGYQLQPLADLDVMIDPLPEFIDVMDWEPENEVQSDDNDSEYNVAEEYSTEEKGSLSSTSSGDSECSAEDSEDGENPMDGLRRSKRKKQKAEVEIMTSSGRRVKRRILDESEGNAAFGNKRTRKSGNRQKSSRRKSSTSKSLRPQRAAARNARSFFSKITGASTDGEDVDGSEGELSESESDLQDSYIESEESGRSLLNEQRKHSKGKGISLDDSEDVTKLDTPESHVNAGIRRLVLKLPVRDSNKHELQERTSDKCNQLVSVIGTSSEAHQEATEGNGNRVSYVGNNCSSVDANCGLMERRGRGQFDKLEDYLNLSNGYKDGKIRWGGVRARSSKRLKIGEMMPLDANNGSGIHLDDDKEKESEVNGHVKPEKDGIDISCGEEITNCGDNTDEVPLKNVKNLSGENNDVYSGDASCKEQQSGFSELNYYDESKCVNTTDEDTTPYPNHLQNGTIQPSELKEILTPVSTKLRIRSKRILRDADVENQNNGCDALHGSSLDIKPNSLPEVLESDGTNRTSSDRGADGSQRLNAQIDSTSEHDPLGSHSHSHDPLGSHSHSHSRKMFNVVYRRSKTNRDRTNSEGDGGGVGESTLNANNNNFHESATDGSRRTRSMGLKTTTCDPDNVSSNLRLEQHNQPEDMYSGHNRSTSRCQLPHEEWGSSSKMTVGLRSTRNRRTSYLFCDSSPIDRRKTHQSLRKGSWLMLSTHEEGSRYIPQLGDEVVYLRQGHQEYINYSGSREVGPWITVKGNIRAVEFCKVESLEYATASGSGDSCCKMTLKFIDPTSSVSNMTFRLTLPEVTGFPDFLVERTRFDAAIQRNWTCRDKCKVWWKNESDEDGSWWDGRVLSVKPKSSEFPDSPWERYTVQYKTEPTETHLHSPWELFDSDTQWEQPRIDDDNRNKLLSAFAKLEQSANRVQDQYGVQKLKQVSQKTNFTNRFPVPLSLDVIQSRLENNYYRGLEAVKHDIAVMLSNAESYFGRNTDLSTKIKRLSDLVTRTLSSLKAPQFHDVGQ, translated from the exons ATGCGTTGGTGGCATCCGCTTCAAATGACTGTATTATTCGTGTT TGGCGTTTGCCGGATGGGCTACCGATCTCAGTGCTGCGTGGTCATACTGCGGCTGTTACTGCCATTGCTTTTAGTCCCAGGCCAGGCTCCGTATACCAGCTTTTATC GTCATCTGATGATGGAACATGTAGGATATGGGATGCTAGATATTCCCAATTTAGTCCACGAATATACATACCAAGGCCATCAGATGCTGTGGCTG GGAGGAACATGGCTCCATCCTCAAGTGCTGGTCCACAAAGCCATCAAATTTTCTGTTGTGCATTTAATGCTAATGGGACTGTCTTTGTTACTG GTCTGGAATGCTTGTAAACCAAATACGGATGATTCAGACCAACCAAATCATGAGATAGATGTGCTCTCTGGGCATGAGAATGACGTCAATTATGTCCAATTCag TGGTTGTGCTGTGGCATCAAGATTTTCTTTGGCTGACAGCTCAAAGGAAGACAGTACTCCCAAGTTCAAAAATTCCTG GTTTTGTCATGACAACATAGTTACCTGTTCTCGCGATGGCAGTGCAATTATTTGGATTCCGAGATCACGTAGATCACAT CCAAAAGCTGCCCGCTGGACACAAGCTTATCATCTCAAAGTTCCTCCTCCTCCTATGCCTCCTCAACCTCCACGAGGGGGGCCTCGTCAGAGAATTCTTCCAACTCCTCGTGGTGTAAATATGATTGTGTGGAGCCTAGACAACCGCTTTGTTCTTGCTGCTATCATGG ATTGCCGAATCTGTGTTTGGAATGCTGCAGATGGTAGCTTAGTACATTCTTTGACTGGTCATACTGAATCT ACGTATGTTTTGGATGTTCATCCTTTCAACCCCCGGATAGCTATGAGTGCTGGCTATGATGGAAAAACTATAGTGTGGGAT aTTTGGGAAGGCATCCCAATCAGGATATATGAAATTTCCCGTTTCAGGTTGGTCGACGGCAAGTTTTCACC GGATGGAGCTTCCATTATACTTTCAGACGATGTTggtcaattatatatattaaacacaGGCCAAGGGGAGTCTCAAAAGGATGCCAAATACGATCAG TTTTTCCTTGGTGATTATCGTCCCCTTGTTCAAGATACCTATGGAAATGTACTTGATCAG GAAACTCAACTTGCTCCTCACCGGCGGAATCTACAGGATCCTCTTTGCGATTCAG CCATGATTCCATACCCGGAACCCTATCAGACCATGTACCAGCAAAGACGGTTGGGAGCTCTGGGTATTGAGTGGCGTCCTTCTTCACTAAAACTTGCAGTGGGGCCAGACTTCAGTCTAGACCAGGGTTACCAATTGCAGCCGTTGGCTGACTTGGATGTAATGATTGATCCACTGCcggaatttattgatgtaatgGATTGGGAACCAGAGAATGAAGTGCAAAGTGATGATAATGATTCAGAGTATAATGTTGCTGAAGAGTATTCTACTGAGGAGAAAGGAAGTTTAAGTTCCACTTCTTCTGGTGATTCAGAATGTAGTGCTGAAGACAGTGAGGATGGGGAAAATCCTATGGATGGTCTTCGTAgatcaaaaaggaaaaaacaaaaggctGAA GTTGAGATCATGACTTCGTCTGGGAGGCGTGTTAAAAGGAGGATTTTGGATGAATCTGAGGGTAATGCTGCATTCGGAAATAAACGAACTAGGAAATCAGGAAATAGACAAAAATCTTCAAGGAGGAAGTCTTCCACATCCAAGTCATTGAGACCTCAAAGAGCTGCTGCACGCAATGCCCGCTCgttcttttctaaaattacagGAGCTTCTACAGATGGAGAAGATGTGGATGGTTCAGAAGGTGAATTATCAGAGAGTGAAAGTGATCTGCAAGACTCATATATTGAGAGTGAGGAATCTGGTAGATCTTTGTTAAATGAGCAAAGGAAGCATTCAAAGGGGAAAGGAATTTCTTTGGATGATTCAGAGGATGTGACTAAACTTGATACCCCTGAATCTCATGTGAATGCTGGAATCAGGAGATTGGTTCTAAAATTGCCGGTTCGTGATTCAAATAAGCATGAGCTGCAGGAGAGAACGTCAGATAAATGTAACCAGCTTGTCAGTGTAATAGGCACATCATCTGAGGCTCATCAGGAAGCAACTGAAGGCAATGGTAATCGCGTAAGCTATGTTGGCAACAACTGCAGTTCTGTTGATGCAAACTGCGGCCTGATGGAAAGAAGAGGGAGAGGGCAATTTGACAAGCTTGAAGATTATTTAAACCTGTCCAATGGATACAAAGATGGAAAAATTAGATGGGGAGGAGTCAGAGCTCGCTCTTCAAAACGTTTGAAAATAGGAGAAATGATGCCATTGGATGCAAATAATGGATCCGGCATACATCTTGATGATgataaagagaaagaaagtgaAGTTAACGGACATGTAAAACCTGAAAAAGATGGAATTGACATATCTTGTGGGGAAGAAATAACAAACTGTGGGGACAATACAGATGAAGTGCctttaaaaaatgtgaaaaatctTAGTGGTGAGAACAATGATGTATATAGCGGTGATGCTAGTTGCAAAGAGCAGCAATCAGGCTTCAGCGAGTTAAACTATTATGATGAATCAAAATGTGTGAACACAACTGATGAGGACACAACTCCTTATCCCAATCACCTTCAGAATGGGACTATCCAGCCTTCTGAACTGAAAGAGATCCTCACACCAGTCTCAACCAAACTGAGAATTAGATCGAAGAGGATTTTAAGGGATGCTGATgtagaaaatcaaaacaatgGATGCGATGCATTGCACGGCAGCTCTTTGGACATTAAACCCAATTCACTTCCAGAAGTGCTGGAGTCCGATGGAACAAATAGGACTAGTTCAGACCGTGGGGCTGATGGATCTCAGCGATTGAATGCTCAGATTGATTCCACTTCTGAGCATGACCCTTTGGGGTCACATTCACATTCGCATGACCCTTTGGGGTCACATTCGCATTCGCATTCAAGAAAGATGTTTAATGTTGTCTATAGAAGGTCAAAGACAAATAGGGATAGGACTAATTCAGAAGGTGATGGTGGTGGTGTAGGCGAAAGCACTTTAAATgctaacaacaataatttccATGAAAGTGCAACTGATGGTTCTCGTAGGACACGGTCCATGGGTCTGAAGACAACTACATGTGACCCAGATAACGTCAGCTCTAATCTGAGGTTGGAACAACATAATCAACCAGAAGATATGTATAGTGGCCATAATAGATCTACAAGCAGATGTCAACTTCCACATGAAGAATGGGGATCAAGTTCAAAGATGACAGTTGGATTGAGGTCCACAAGAAACCGAAGAACCAGTTATTTATTCTGTGACTCAAGTCCTATAGATAGGCGGAAGACACATCAATCATTGAGAAAAGGATCATGGTTAATGTTGTCAACACATGAGGAAGGTTCCCGTTATATTCCCCAGTTAGGGGATGAAGTTGTATATTTAAGACAG GGGCATCAAGAGTATATAAATTATAGCGGCTCAAGAGAAGTGGGCCCTTGGATAACAGTAAAGGGAAACATAAGAGCAGTTGAATTTTGTAAAGTCGAAAGCCTTGAATATGCCACTGCTTCAGGATCTGGAGATAGCTGTTGCAAAATGACACTCAAATTTATAGACCCTACTTCCAGTGTGTCCAATATGACATTCAGACTTACTTTGCCTGAAGTGACTGGTTTCCCAGACTTCCTTGTTGAAAGAACTCGGTTTGATGCTGCTATTCAGAGAAATTGGACATGCAGGGATAAGTGCAAAGTCTGGTGGAAAAATGAGAGTGATGAAGATGGTAGTTGGTGGGACGGCCGAGTTCTGTCTGTCAAGCCCAAATCTTCTGAATTTCCAGACAGTCCTTGGGAAAGGTATACTGTCCAGTACAAGACTGAGCCCACAGAAACACATCTACACAGTCCTTGGGAGCTTTTTGATTCTGATACTCAGTGGGAGCAACCTCGTATAGACGATGATAACAGAAATAAGCTGTTGTCTGCCTTTGCCAAATTAGAGCAGTCTGCCAATAGAGTCCAG